The DNA window GCCCATGTCGACTAACGTGTCCGCGTAGGAAACCGCGAGACGCGTGGGGATCTTTTTGGATTCCAGCACGCTCGTGATCGCCTTCTTACGGTTTCTCTGTTCCATTCCCGTATAGTGTTCGTTGCTCTGGATCGCGCTTTCGATAAACTCGGCGGAGAGTTCCCTCATTTCCGAGTTCAAGGTTCCCATCGCGATCTGAACTCCGGGCAATAGGGAACGAAAGCGATTTAAGCATTCCTGAATGTTCTGATTGGAAGCTTGGACCGCTCCGATCGGGTTGTTGATCTCGTGCGCGATTCCCGCCATGAGTTGTCCCAGAGCGGCCATCTTTTCGCTTTGAATGAGCTGCGACTGCGTCTTCTTCAAATTGTCGAGGGTGTTTTCGAGCTCGGTTTTTTGGATTTCGATCAATCTGTTTCGAACGCGGATCTCGTCGTTTATGATCCGAAGTTCCTCGGCTTCCTTGAACGGGGTCGTGTCGATGATGTTGATGGAGTAATAGGTGCTTCCTTTGCTTACGAACACTCTTTGACTGATGATCGCAGGAAATAAATTTCCGTTCTTTTTTTTGGCGACGACTTCCATCGAATCCTTGTTTCCGATGAGAAACTTTTTCGAAAGCAGGTCTTCTAGGGATTCCTTGGACAACAAACGGGCGACGTTGAGTCCGATCGCTTCTTCCGCCGTATAACCGAATAATTTCTGAAACGCAAGGTTCGAATCCGAAATGCGGATTTTCCCCCGTTCGACGAGTAGAATCGCTTCGTTCGAAAATTGATAGAAGGTCTGGAACCTCAATTCGGAAGCCTTCAATTCTTCCTCGGCCCTTTTCCGTTCGGTGACGTCGGTTACGGTCCCGACTACGCGGATAGGATTCGAATGTTTATCTCGAAAGAGTTTCGCCTTCGCTTCCACCCAGGCGAGTTCTCCGTCTCCGAACAAAACCCTGTGTTGAAAGTAAATATCGTCTCCTTCGGCTCCTCTTTCGCCAGTAAGCACTTCTCGCATCAGTTTGTCCAAGCCGGGACGGTCTTCGGGATGAACCAATTCCATAATCGATCGGCGATTTCCTCCGAAGTCTTCCGGCCGGAGCCGAAAAATCTGAAACGCCTTTTCGGACCACGTTATGCGGTCTTCTTGAATGTCCCAGCTCCAGCTTCCCATGTTCGCCGCATTGAGCGCGAGCCGGAGACGATCCTCGCTTTCCCTAAGTTCCCGTTCGTTTAACACGTTTTCGGTGATGTCGGTTACGAGAAATACGAGGGATATGATTTCACCTTCCTGGTTTTTTACGGGAGAACCGTTTACGGAAAGATATTTGATCTGTTTGTCCGAGGTTACGATCGAATGACGGATGTCGTAGACGGGTTTGCCCGTTCGCATAACTACTGTAAACGGTTGATCTTCCTCTTTCCATTCTCCCCCGTCCACTGACTTGGCTTCCCATTGTTTCGAGTTGTAGCTTCTGGATGTGATGTCCGTGAGTTCGATTCCGAGAACGTGTTCCGAACTTTTATTCGCGTAGAGAATTTTTCCCTGGGGGTTTAAGACAACGATCGACGTCGCGCTGTTCTCCGTGATGGAAGACAGAAGATCCCGTTCCTGGGTTAATTCTTCCTCCACGCGTTTTCGTTCGAGCGCGTTGATTACGATCTCCGCGAAGTTGCGTAAAAGCTGATTTTCTAATATATCGAGTTCGGCTTCCAGGATCGATCCGACTTTTTCGGAACCGAATCCGAGTCTTCCTTTGAGAACTCCTCCGATAAGAAGAGGAACCGCCGTAAATGATTGGATTCCGTTGTTGATCAAAAGCTGCCGATCCGAAATCGCTTCGACGGGAAGATCTTCAACCTTTGCGATTTTTGCGATTCTTCCCACGCGCATCTCTGCGGTAAAAAAACTGTTAGGATCGATCGATTCCACTTGATTGAGGTTCGAGGTTTGGATCGCGGCATTCGGATCGATCCATTCGTATACCACTTTTCTTGTCGTATAGGTTTCATTGTAGAATACGATGTTGACCCGCTGCATGTTCAAAAACATTCCGAGTTTTTCCAAACCGGAATGGATGGTATGCGAGATGGAGGATAGAGGAAGATTGATGATCGCCCTCGAGACTGCGGTCGTGATCGTTTCAAATCCGAGACGGAACTGAAGAAGCCTTTCGTTCTTCCTTTTTTCGCTGACGTCCAAAACGGATCCGATGATCTTATCGACTTCTCCTTTTTCATCCAGGATCAATTCGCTCTGATTTAGGACGGTTTTGATTTTGCCCGTAGGAGTCACGATCCTATATTCGATTTCTCGAATGTATTTGTTTTTGATCGCCTCCTCGAAGTAATGACGGACCCGGTCGCGATCCTCGGGGTGAACGAAATCCAGACCTTTGATTCCGTCCTCGACTCCGTCCGGTCGTTCGTAGATTTTTCCGAGTTGTTCGGAAATCGCGATTTTGCCGGTCGAGCGATCGTATTCCCAGGAACCGAGTCCGGAAAGTTTCTGAGACCGGGAAAGCGCGGCTTCCTTTTCCTTGAGTTCCTGTTCCGCTTTTTTACGCCGATCGATATCCGCGTGAATTCCGTACATTTTAAGCGGCTTTCCGTTCGAATCGAAGTCCGTGAATTTTCCTGCGGTAAAAATCCATTTCCAAGAACCGTCGCTGCATTTCATGCGGAATTCGGCTTCGTATACGGGGGATTTGCCCGCGATATAATTCTGTAAAGCGGCGTCGACGTGGGGAAGATCGTCCGGGTGAAGCAGGGATTGCCATGTGCTCACGTGCGGTTTGAGGTCTTCGAGTTTATAACCGAGCATCTCCGCCCAATAATCGTTGTATTTGTTGCCGTCGGTTTCTACGTCCCATTCCCAAAGACCGAGTTCGGCTCCGTAAATCGCGGATTCGAGACGTTTTTGATTCTCTTTCAGTTCGTCCTTGATTTTCTTTTGATCACGAAAATCTAATATACTTCCCCGGATGAGAATGTTCTCGCCCAGAAGGGCAATCAAGCGCACTTCACAGGGAATGATTTCTCC is part of the Leptospira yasudae genome and encodes:
- a CDS encoding PAS domain S-box protein — its product is MKPEEGSIETLKRQYEEAIRKTKFLEETVRENETLKASLQKAEIRISQIIENSPDAIVILDVSTGKFQSVNQRAVDIFGFTKEEFQQIGPVDISPPEQEDGRTSFEAATAYIERAIQGELVTFEWLHRAKSGEIIPCEVRLIALLGENILIRGSILDFRDQKKIKDELKENQKRLESAIYGAELGLWEWDVETDGNKYNDYWAEMLGYKLEDLKPHVSTWQSLLHPDDLPHVDAALQNYIAGKSPVYEAEFRMKCSDGSWKWIFTAGKFTDFDSNGKPLKMYGIHADIDRRKKAEQELKEKEAALSRSQKLSGLGSWEYDRSTGKIAISEQLGKIYERPDGVEDGIKGLDFVHPEDRDRVRHYFEEAIKNKYIREIEYRIVTPTGKIKTVLNQSELILDEKGEVDKIIGSVLDVSEKRKNERLLQFRLGFETITTAVSRAIINLPLSSISHTIHSGLEKLGMFLNMQRVNIVFYNETYTTRKVVYEWIDPNAAIQTSNLNQVESIDPNSFFTAEMRVGRIAKIAKVEDLPVEAISDRQLLINNGIQSFTAVPLLIGGVLKGRLGFGSEKVGSILEAELDILENQLLRNFAEIVINALERKRVEEELTQERDLLSSITENSATSIVVLNPQGKILYANKSSEHVLGIELTDITSRSYNSKQWEAKSVDGGEWKEEDQPFTVVMRTGKPVYDIRHSIVTSDKQIKYLSVNGSPVKNQEGEIISLVFLVTDITENVLNERELRESEDRLRLALNAANMGSWSWDIQEDRITWSEKAFQIFRLRPEDFGGNRRSIMELVHPEDRPGLDKLMREVLTGERGAEGDDIYFQHRVLFGDGELAWVEAKAKLFRDKHSNPIRVVGTVTDVTERKRAEEELKASELRFQTFYQFSNEAILLVERGKIRISDSNLAFQKLFGYTAEEAIGLNVARLLSKESLEDLLSKKFLIGNKDSMEVVAKKKNGNLFPAIISQRVFVSKGSTYYSINIIDTTPFKEAEELRIINDEIRVRNRLIEIQKTELENTLDNLKKTQSQLIQSEKMAALGQLMAGIAHEINNPIGAVQASNQNIQECLNRFRSLLPGVQIAMGTLNSEMRELSAEFIESAIQSNEHYTGMEQRNRKKAITSVLESKKIPTRLAVSYADTLVDMGIGELNEKFIPLLLLDQSELILEYSSLESYFFRNTKTVQVAVDRISKILYALKNFSHFDIAGERILASVKDTIETVLTIYHNQLKKGVDLQKDFEDVPPILCYPDDLLHIWTNLIYNSLQAMQFKGAITIRLRRIEGELMVDVKDNGPGIPKEIQERIFEPFFTTKAPGEGSGLGLDIVKKIVQKHEGRIELESVPGNTSFRIYLPIENESIS